The genomic interval AGTCTTGCCAAACAAATGTATAAAATAGCTAATATGTATTCACTTGAATGTTAAATTAAATAGACGTATCATGTTGTCTTAATTTCCATAGCCAGTACCTCTATGCATATTAGAAAATCTTGCATTCCGGTTTTGAATTTTCCCTCGTTGGGCAAAAGTCTGAAAGTGCATAGCAAGACGATACCCACACCTTGCCACCATGTTGCAAATACAATAGCCTTGAAGCTAATGAACTTTGCAAGTGGTCGGATCGGCTCTAGTTTTTCATGCGCTACGTTATAAAATTGAACGAGGCAATACAAAGCCCACATCTGACTGAAATTCAATACGACTGTAATATATGGATACCTGCAAGAATGGGGAAGCGTTTAGTCCTGTAAACTAggcaaaaataaaacaaaaacgttcttttttcaaaaaaaaaaggagaaaaaaaGTGCCCCCACAATTCCTCACAAACGAGTTAAAACAACATCAGATGGCAAGATATTAACATACCCATAGTACCACTTAAATTGTCCATCACCATACACTCCACATAGCTCGAGAACAATAGTCAAGAATGCACACAGAGTCTTCAAAATCATCTGTACAAGTTGGGAAAAATACATAATTATGTCATCAACAAGGGGAAAAACAGTTGAGAGTATGGGAGGACGTTTACATATTGTACAAGACCAAATTTTATGATTGTGAATAGGTCTTTCCCAAGCACATGTGGATGGCAGACAAAGTTGCAATAAGTTCTCTGTTTTAGTCGAGCACCCTTTTTTCCCTCCAGCAACGGCCTGCTGATTTGTTTCTTTGCTTCATCCTCAAGAAAATCTAGGACCCTCAGTTCACCACCTGTTGCATGTATTTTTATGGTGAACGATTAAAAGATAAAGCTTTTCAAAGCACAGCTCAACTggacataattttaaaaattcatttaAATTCACAAGGTTATGCGGGTAAGTTATTTGATAAATTTCAaagaaacataaaacactcGCGTCAAAGTCATAGAAATCCAAGAAGAAATATATCAACTGCGAAAAAGGTAAGTATATTATTCCTGATTTTTGCAGAACTCAAAACCGGCAGAACTATGCCATACTTACCAAGGCATTCAATCAAGTAGCTTCCAAAAGCATAAAGGGCAAATGCTTCATAGCAGCTCCTCAATATGTCACAAGCAAGAGATAACTTCGGGTTCCACAACGATAACATCTAGAAAATAGAGGTTACAGATTGCATAACATGATTAATCAACAAAATATGTGAATAACCTGATAAatgtgcaaaaaaaaaaaaagaattcagCTAAACAGAAACTCCATTCAAATTCTGGAATTTGGCCCCAGTTTGCATTTTTTTTTGTAGTTacttttggattttttttttgggattaaaATTTAATAGATCAGTCTAAAAATAGGAACATGACAAGATTTGGACAATTGGGTTTCCAATCTGTATCATTCCTAGTTCAATAAATAAGTTTCTGATATTTGTATAATTACTAAGAGTTGGCCAAAATAGAAAATTAACACATTGATCATTTATGTAAACATGAGTAAGCCTGACTTGAGAAGATTTGTAATTATTGACACAATCTCATTATGATCCAATCCTACATTACAAGTTGcatgaatattttgtttgtgGAGTACAAAGAATATTTCATActaaaaaatcgaaattttgtACTAGATGAGCATTTTCTGATAGTTAAATTTTGCATATTAATGATTTCTGAAATTATTTTCTTCTAACATTAAATTTTTAGGGATAATTACATTAGCAACCCCTGAGGTTTGTCATATTTACGGTAAAAttcaattatatttatatattatatatgtctCATTGAGTTTTgtgaaaaataacaaaaaaatccaGTAATTTCTAAAATTACAAACATCCCATTAGGTTTGTATTCATATTACATTTTACACTTAGGTTTATATTAATGTAAGATAAATACAAACCAGATGGGATGTACATAATGTTgagaaatatttgatttgtttgTAATTTTTCATAA from Primulina eburnea isolate SZY01 chromosome 17, ASM2296580v1, whole genome shotgun sequence carries:
- the LOC140818734 gene encoding protein LAZ1 homolog 2, translating into MESAYLFPYEHPYRHLHVPALIVAGFFVFIALSLSLFLTFRHLRSYNNPAEQKWIVAVLFMVPAYATESMLSLWNPKLSLACDILRSCYEAFALYAFGSYLIECLGGELRVLDFLEDEAKKQISRPLLEGKKGARLKQRTYCNFVCHPHVLGKDLFTIIKFGLVQYMILKTLCAFLTIVLELCGVYGDGQFKWYYGYPYITVVLNFSQMWALYCLVQFYNVAHEKLEPIRPLAKFISFKAIVFATWWQGVGIVLLCTFRLLPNEGKFKTGMQDFLICIEMAIAAIAHIFVFSAKPYDIVPPSNYGKVTTQETKAVLKVKEGDEEKPAVVEKKEIEVKAPGTSVKESVQDIVVEGGQKVVEDVVLTINQAIEPVHEGMTKIQERIHKIAVSGNDKEKPGVEILEEHQRNITKEPPV